DNA from Brucella melitensis bv. 1 str. 16M:
CGAGAAATAGGGGCAATCGCTGCCATTAACCTCGGCCAACGGCACGATACGTTGATTGGCCATGGTGGCGCGCTCGACATAAAGCGCGCGGCCCATGAGGCCGAGATCGCCCAGCACGGCCCGCACCTTGTCGAGATTTTTGCCAAGCTTCATGATTGCCGCCGCTTCCGTCTGTGCAAGGCGCTGACGCAACTCGTTCGCACTCATGACGCCGGAAAGGACGGACAGGGTCTGGTTGCGATAGACAAGCGGCGCACCAAGCACCGCCGAAGCCCCCAGAACGGAACAGACGCCCGGCACCACATGGGTTTCGTATTTTTCCGCAAGCCTGTCATGGATATACATGAAGGAGCCGTAGAAGAACGGGTCGCCCTCTGCGATCACCGCCACATCCTGCCCCTGATCCAGATGGCTGGCGATGGTCGTGGTGATTTCGCCGTAGAAATCCTTCACGACCTGCTCATAATCCATATGGTCCGGCAGTTTTTCGGTGGTAACAGGATAGATGAGCGGCAGCAGCACCTGTTCCGGCGAAAGATAATCCTCGACAATAGTGAACGCATTACCCTTCTTGCCCCGCGCCGCATGATAGGCCACGACCGGTGCGGATTTGAGGAGCCGCAGGGCTTTCAGAGTAATCAGTTCGGGGTCGCCGGGGCCGACGCCCAGGCCGAACAATCTGCCTTTCGCCGCCATTATTCACGCTCCGAAGCAAGCGCGTTGACCGCGGCTGCCGTCATGGCGCTGCCGCCGCGTCGCCCGCGCACGATCACGTAAGGCACGCCGCGGCTGTTGGCGGCAAGCTCGTCCTTCGATTCCGCCGCTCCCACAAAGCCCACCGGCATTCCAATGATAAGT
Protein-coding regions in this window:
- a CDS encoding precorrin-2 C(20)-methyltransferase, translating into MAAKGRLFGLGVGPGDPELITLKALRLLKSAPVVAYHAARGKKGNAFTIVEDYLSPEQVLLPLIYPVTTEKLPDHMDYEQVVKDFYGEITTTIASHLDQGQDVAVIAEGDPFFYGSFMYIHDRLAEKYETHVVPGVCSVLGASAVLGAPLVYRNQTLSVLSGVMSANELRQRLAQTEAAAIMKLGKNLDKVRAVLGDLGLMGRALYVERATMANQRIVPLAEVNGSDCPYFSLILVPGEKWNGA